In Luteibacter mycovicinus, a genomic segment contains:
- a CDS encoding AEC family transporter, translated as MSALLILFVCLALGILCRRYASLPEGIVPGINWWVLNVALPALVLALVPHVTVDAHLWFPVLGMYVTFFGAWALFALLGRVLGWSAQRIGCLTLVSGLGNTSFMGYPLMEALHGKPGLSIAVIADQLGCFPLLAAGGIVVASIYSGKGASVPTIVRRVLTFPAFLALLVGIVVSVSGGWPSAIEKVLLQVGQTLTPLALFSVGLQFKLHLRREEAGPLAASLGWKLLLAPLIVLSIGLAVGVTGLILTVGVLQAAMAPMISAAILADQHGLEPRLANTVLGAGILLSLVTIPLGNLFLPAG; from the coding sequence ATGTCAGCCTTGCTCATCCTCTTCGTCTGTCTGGCGCTCGGCATCCTTTGCCGGCGTTACGCCAGCCTGCCCGAGGGGATAGTGCCGGGGATCAACTGGTGGGTGCTGAACGTCGCGCTGCCAGCGCTGGTTCTCGCGCTGGTGCCGCATGTGACGGTCGATGCGCACCTGTGGTTCCCGGTGTTGGGGATGTACGTCACCTTCTTCGGTGCATGGGCGCTTTTCGCGCTGCTTGGCAGGGTGCTGGGCTGGTCGGCGCAGCGGATCGGCTGCCTCACGCTGGTGAGCGGCCTGGGCAACACCTCGTTCATGGGCTATCCGTTGATGGAAGCCCTGCACGGTAAGCCGGGTCTGTCGATCGCGGTCATCGCCGACCAGTTGGGCTGCTTCCCCCTGCTGGCGGCGGGCGGCATCGTGGTCGCGTCGATCTACTCCGGCAAGGGTGCGAGTGTTCCGACCATCGTCCGGCGGGTACTGACTTTTCCGGCCTTTCTGGCCTTGCTCGTGGGTATCGTCGTGAGCGTGTCTGGGGGCTGGCCGTCGGCGATCGAGAAGGTTCTTCTGCAAGTCGGTCAGACCCTGACGCCGCTGGCCCTCTTTTCTGTCGGTTTGCAGTTCAAGCTGCACCTGCGCAGGGAGGAGGCCGGGCCTCTCGCCGCCAGCCTCGGCTGGAAGCTGCTGCTGGCGCCGTTGATCGTCCTGAGTATCGGCCTCGCCGTTGGGGTAACCGGCCTGATACTCACCGTGGGCGTGCTGCAGGCAGCCATGGCACCGATGATTTCGGCGGCGATTCTCGCCGACCAGCACGGACTGGAGCCGCGTCTGGCGAACACCGTCCTGGGCGCAGGCATTCTGCTGTCACTCGTGACCATTCCGCTGGGCAACCTGTTTCTCCCCGCCGGCTGA
- a CDS encoding RNA-binding S4 domain-containing protein, translated as MTDQTSSAGVRADVWLWAARFFKTRSLAKQAIEGGKVELNEGTCKPAKLVAVGDTFKITRGEERLTCIVAALSGKRGPAPEARKLYTETDESVAERERQREDRRLTGGALLRPDSRPDKHARRLIQDLKKTL; from the coding sequence ATGACCGATCAGACCAGTTCCGCAGGTGTGCGTGCCGATGTGTGGCTGTGGGCCGCGCGCTTCTTCAAGACCCGCAGCCTGGCCAAGCAGGCGATTGAAGGCGGGAAGGTTGAGCTCAATGAGGGCACCTGCAAGCCCGCCAAGCTAGTGGCCGTCGGCGACACGTTCAAGATCACCCGCGGGGAAGAACGCCTGACCTGCATCGTCGCCGCGTTGTCGGGCAAACGCGGACCCGCACCAGAGGCGCGCAAGCTCTATACGGAAACCGACGAAAGCGTTGCCGAACGCGAACGTCAGCGCGAGGATCGCCGCCTCACCGGCGGTGCGTTGCTGCGCCCGGACTCGCGCCCTGACAAGCATGCACGGCGCCTGATCCAGGACCTGAAGAAAACCCTGTAA
- the mutS gene encoding DNA mismatch repair protein MutS — translation MALPDDDRSAAGHTPFMRQYLGAKAEYPDILLFFRMGDFYELFYDDARKAARLLDITLTQRGQSAGAPIPMAGVPYHAVENYLARLVRLGESVALCEQIGDPATSKGPVKREVVRIVTPGTVTDAALMEERRDNLLLSIAAGQTGYGLAWVDLSTGRFLLTEVGSAEGLAAELARLQPAETLVGEDVAWPKLVSSLPGLRKRQPWHFDGDAATRELCRFFRTRDLRGFGVDGMPLAVAAAGCLLGYVEETQKAALPHLTGMAVENAGETIAMDAATRRNLEIDTHQSGRVENTLLGVLDETVTPMGARLLRRWLNRPLRDRTVLRGRHQAIGSLIDTRRHATLRERLRGIGDLERILARVALRSARPRDLSTLRDGLAAAPALREDIAGLDSPLLHSLVERIGDHAETAALLARAVIAQPPVLLRDGGVLAEGYDDELDELRQLSTNADQFLVDMEEREKAASGIATLKVGYNRVHGYYIEISKAQSEKAPQHYTRRQTTKNAERYITEELKQFEDKVLSAKERSLMRERALYELLLDKLTERLPELKIAASAMAELDVLADLADRAETLDWAAPELTDVPGIRIDRGRHPVVEKVRDEPFEPNDLALDSDRRMLVITGPNMGGKSTYMRQNALIVLLAHVGSYVPASGATIGPIDRIFTRIGAGDDLSRGQSTFMVEMSETANILHNATECSLVLMDEVGRGTSTYDGLSLARAAAVHLAATSCAYTLFATHYFELTELAGDYRTIANVHLDAVEYGEQLVFMHTVKDGPANRSFGLQVAALAGLPKAVIADARRYLAALEQGHEVTAAVATPPAAAPQMGLFAPPLPSPVEEALRAVDPDDLTPREALDQLYRLRKMLR, via the coding sequence ATGGCTTTACCAGACGACGACCGCTCGGCCGCCGGGCATACGCCCTTCATGCGCCAGTACCTCGGGGCCAAGGCGGAGTATCCGGACATCCTGCTGTTCTTCCGGATGGGCGACTTCTACGAGCTGTTCTACGACGACGCCCGCAAGGCGGCGCGGCTGCTCGATATCACCCTGACGCAGCGCGGCCAGTCGGCGGGCGCCCCCATTCCGATGGCCGGCGTGCCCTATCACGCGGTCGAGAATTACCTGGCGCGTCTGGTCAGGCTGGGTGAGTCCGTGGCGCTGTGCGAACAGATCGGCGATCCGGCCACCTCCAAGGGGCCCGTGAAGCGCGAGGTCGTCCGCATCGTCACCCCGGGTACCGTGACCGATGCGGCGTTGATGGAAGAGCGCCGCGACAATCTGCTGCTGTCCATCGCCGCTGGCCAGACAGGCTATGGCCTGGCATGGGTCGACCTGTCGACCGGGCGTTTTCTGCTGACCGAAGTGGGCAGCGCCGAAGGTCTTGCCGCCGAACTCGCACGCCTGCAGCCGGCCGAAACGCTGGTCGGTGAGGACGTCGCATGGCCGAAGCTGGTCTCCTCGCTGCCGGGCCTGCGCAAGCGCCAGCCGTGGCATTTCGACGGGGATGCCGCCACGCGTGAGCTCTGCCGCTTCTTCAGAACGCGCGACCTGCGTGGCTTCGGCGTCGACGGTATGCCGCTTGCCGTTGCCGCCGCGGGTTGTCTGCTCGGCTACGTCGAAGAAACCCAGAAGGCCGCCCTGCCCCATCTCACCGGCATGGCCGTGGAAAACGCGGGCGAGACGATCGCCATGGACGCCGCCACGCGCCGTAACCTGGAAATCGACACGCACCAGAGCGGCCGCGTCGAGAACACGCTGCTCGGCGTGCTCGACGAGACGGTGACGCCGATGGGTGCGCGTCTGCTGCGTCGCTGGCTCAATCGTCCGCTGCGCGATCGCACCGTCCTGCGCGGACGCCATCAGGCGATCGGGAGCCTGATCGATACGCGCCGTCATGCGACGCTGCGCGAACGCCTTCGCGGTATCGGCGACCTCGAGCGCATCCTGGCGCGCGTGGCACTGCGTTCCGCGCGTCCGCGCGATCTGTCCACCTTACGCGACGGCCTGGCTGCCGCACCGGCATTGCGCGAAGACATCGCCGGCCTGGACAGCCCCTTGCTGCACAGTCTGGTCGAGCGTATCGGCGACCACGCGGAAACCGCGGCACTGCTCGCCCGTGCGGTGATCGCGCAACCGCCGGTGCTCCTGCGCGACGGCGGCGTGCTCGCCGAAGGCTATGACGACGAACTCGACGAACTGCGCCAGCTCTCCACCAATGCCGACCAGTTCCTCGTCGACATGGAGGAGCGCGAGAAAGCGGCCAGCGGCATCGCCACGCTGAAGGTCGGCTACAACCGCGTACACGGCTATTACATCGAAATCTCCAAGGCGCAGTCCGAGAAGGCGCCACAGCACTACACGCGGCGGCAAACGACAAAGAACGCCGAGCGCTACATCACCGAAGAACTGAAGCAGTTCGAAGACAAGGTGCTGTCGGCAAAGGAACGGTCGCTGATGCGCGAGCGAGCCCTGTACGAACTGCTGCTCGACAAGCTCACCGAACGCCTGCCGGAACTGAAGATCGCCGCCTCGGCGATGGCTGAACTGGACGTACTGGCGGACCTCGCCGATCGCGCGGAGACGCTCGACTGGGCCGCGCCCGAACTCACCGACGTGCCCGGCATCCGCATTGACCGCGGCCGCCATCCCGTCGTGGAGAAGGTGCGCGACGAGCCTTTCGAGCCGAATGACCTCGCACTGGACAGCGATCGTCGCATGCTCGTGATCACCGGCCCGAACATGGGCGGTAAGTCGACCTACATGCGCCAGAACGCGCTGATCGTCCTGCTCGCGCACGTCGGCAGTTACGTGCCCGCGTCGGGCGCGACGATCGGACCGATCGATCGCATCTTCACGCGTATCGGCGCGGGTGACGACCTGTCGCGAGGCCAGTCGACCTTCATGGTCGAAATGAGCGAGACCGCTAACATCCTGCATAACGCGACCGAGTGCAGCCTCGTACTGATGGACGAAGTGGGTCGCGGTACCAGCACGTACGACGGCTTGTCGCTGGCGCGCGCGGCAGCGGTGCATCTTGCGGCGACGAGCTGTGCGTACACGCTCTTCGCCACGCACTACTTCGAGCTCACGGAACTGGCCGGCGATTACCGCACGATCGCCAATGTGCATCTCGACGCGGTCGAATACGGCGAGCAGCTGGTTTTCATGCACACGGTGAAAGATGGCCCGGCCAATCGAAGTTTCGGATTGCAGGTGGCCGCGCTGGCAGGTTTGCCCAAGGCCGTGATCGCGGACGCGCGTCGTTATCTGGCTGCGCTCGAGCAGGGCCACGAGGTCACGGCGGCCGTCGCGACACCGCCTGCCGCGGCGCCGCAGATGGGGTTGTTCGCGCCTCCGTTGCCGTCGCCGGTCGAGGAGGCACTGCGGGCGGTCGATCCGGATGACCTCACACCCAGGGAGGCGCTGGATCAGCTTTACAGGCTGCGGAAAATGCTGCGCTGA
- a CDS encoding lysozyme inhibitor LprI family protein: MSRILIGCLLLLFVGSAVAEQVRNPYLPTQGGVTEGYTACLLAAGKGDHNVCLASEFDHHQATLDIEYSVLFSKLDPAAQQALDAEQKRWVADRAKSCGVADTPEGVAKNACAVSRTLQRAHVIDGRLNAFGPGDASVVGKWGYRSRCDMGHFVEFAATQQGTDVKGTWSDGTDTGGNDGEFSGAWRSGRLYVRFCANAAERGGYPVCSAYGNEDAYFVPEAGKLVWYRSSGPASDHVFEKYVSLNRKPQNGEIPFDMHCSSSN, translated from the coding sequence ATGAGCAGGATTCTGATCGGGTGCTTATTGCTGCTGTTCGTCGGCAGTGCGGTAGCGGAGCAGGTACGAAACCCCTATCTGCCCACCCAGGGCGGAGTCACGGAGGGCTATACCGCTTGTCTCCTTGCCGCCGGCAAAGGCGACCATAACGTCTGCCTGGCGTCGGAATTTGACCATCATCAGGCCACGCTGGATATCGAATATTCGGTACTTTTCAGCAAACTCGACCCGGCGGCCCAGCAAGCACTGGATGCCGAGCAGAAGCGGTGGGTAGCCGACCGGGCGAAAAGCTGCGGGGTCGCGGACACACCCGAGGGCGTTGCGAAGAACGCATGCGCGGTCAGCCGGACGCTACAGCGCGCTCATGTCATTGACGGGCGGCTCAACGCTTTCGGACCCGGTGACGCGTCGGTGGTGGGAAAGTGGGGATACCGCAGCCGATGCGACATGGGTCATTTCGTCGAATTCGCGGCTACGCAGCAGGGAACCGACGTCAAAGGCACCTGGTCGGACGGCACGGATACCGGGGGTAACGACGGTGAGTTCAGCGGCGCGTGGCGCAGTGGTCGCTTGTATGTTCGCTTTTGCGCCAACGCGGCAGAGCGAGGCGGCTATCCCGTTTGCTCCGCATATGGCAATGAAGATGCTTACTTCGTGCCGGAGGCCGGCAAGCTTGTCTGGTATCGCTCGAGTGGACCAGCCTCCGACCACGTCTTCGAGAAGTATGTCTCGCTGAATCGCAAGCCGCAGAACGGTGAGATACCGTTCGACATGCACTGTTCGTCATCGAACTAG
- a CDS encoding roadblock/LC7 domain-containing protein: MNTSFAAPMSSLSRTQRFVLEQFLSGMIERINGAEGAMLATADGFPSAFSGALDETMQNRVAAVMSSLCALGEAAGAQIDAGGLEIISLQFSDRQMQVVSIRGERSDYVLALVARADVLLGSSLWAIRECATQIRESLRP; the protein is encoded by the coding sequence ATGAACACCTCATTTGCTGCGCCGATGTCGTCGTTGTCCCGTACCCAGCGTTTCGTGCTCGAGCAGTTCCTGTCGGGGATGATCGAACGGATCAATGGAGCCGAAGGGGCGATGCTGGCCACGGCTGACGGGTTTCCATCGGCCTTCTCGGGTGCGCTGGACGAGACCATGCAGAACCGCGTCGCGGCCGTGATGAGCTCGCTTTGCGCGCTGGGTGAAGCGGCCGGCGCGCAGATCGATGCGGGCGGGCTGGAAATCATCAGCCTCCAGTTCAGCGACCGGCAGATGCAGGTCGTTTCCATCCGTGGCGAACGAAGCGACTACGTACTCGCACTCGTCGCCCGCGCGGACGTGCTCCTGGGCAGCAGCCTGTGGGCTATCCGCGAATGCGCCACCCAGATCCGCGAATCGCTCCGGCCCTGA
- a CDS encoding GTP-binding protein, with product MSKDYKLVFIGPMGAGKTTAITAISSKPPVVTEVRNTDREAHAKASTTVALDYGEVVIEGGGLLRLYGVPGQTRFSFMWPMVGKGALGAVLLADAAAPDALAALDPFLEAFGHLLRDQRAVLGVGRGDVPGAVPTDDFIEHLASRGYTTPVFSVDVRQRADVHLLLDVLFVQLEGRTDGAALELAP from the coding sequence ATGAGCAAGGATTACAAGCTCGTCTTCATCGGCCCCATGGGGGCTGGCAAGACGACCGCGATTACCGCGATCAGCAGCAAGCCACCGGTCGTCACCGAGGTGCGCAATACGGACCGCGAGGCGCACGCCAAGGCGTCGACCACGGTCGCTCTGGACTACGGCGAGGTCGTGATCGAGGGCGGCGGTCTGTTGCGCCTCTACGGCGTGCCCGGACAGACCCGCTTCTCCTTCATGTGGCCCATGGTCGGCAAGGGCGCGCTGGGGGCGGTCCTGCTGGCCGACGCCGCGGCGCCCGACGCACTGGCCGCCCTCGACCCGTTCCTGGAGGCTTTCGGGCACCTGCTGCGCGATCAGCGAGCCGTGCTCGGTGTGGGTCGCGGTGACGTGCCCGGTGCCGTCCCGACGGACGACTTCATCGAACATCTCGCCTCCCGCGGTTACACCACCCCGGTTTTTTCCGTAGACGTGCGCCAGCGCGCAGACGTCCACCTGCTTCTCGACGTACTGTTCGTGCAGCTGGAAGGCCGCACGGACGGCGCTGCCCTGGAACTCGCCCCATGA
- a CDS encoding PAS domain-containing protein: MDYLEAENALLREGLRATRLGLCITDASGRVVQTAGDFADRLGINEKDLLGAELRLRMPATLMLPQAAPLLDIDSAELSTEGQLRRDGAIEKFLLFQARTVTQRGERFRVISVMDVSLFGVSRGRLSDLQSTLEAIGAGVIMVDAQAVDQPIAFVNRRFEQLTGYTAAECIGRNCRFLQGPDSDPQAISALRRAISLKQATQVVVRNYRKNGEAFDNELYVSPVSDDHNEVRWLVGIVRERRDRTLVGTGAA; encoded by the coding sequence ATGGACTATCTGGAAGCAGAGAACGCGCTTCTTCGTGAGGGATTACGGGCCACCCGGCTCGGCCTCTGCATCACCGACGCATCGGGTCGGGTCGTACAGACGGCCGGTGATTTCGCTGATCGGCTGGGCATCAATGAAAAGGACCTGCTCGGCGCGGAGCTGCGCCTTCGCATGCCGGCCACCCTCATGCTGCCCCAGGCCGCCCCCTTGCTGGACATCGACAGTGCGGAGCTGAGCACCGAAGGCCAGCTTCGCCGCGATGGCGCGATTGAGAAATTTCTTCTCTTCCAGGCGCGTACCGTCACTCAGCGGGGCGAGCGGTTCCGCGTCATCAGCGTCATGGATGTCAGTCTTTTCGGCGTCAGCCGCGGACGTCTCAGCGATCTGCAGAGCACGCTCGAGGCGATCGGTGCGGGCGTCATCATGGTCGACGCACAGGCGGTCGATCAGCCCATCGCTTTCGTCAACCGTCGCTTCGAACAGCTGACCGGTTACACAGCCGCGGAGTGCATCGGGCGCAACTGCCGCTTCCTGCAGGGTCCGGATTCGGATCCCCAGGCGATTTCGGCGCTGCGTCGTGCGATCTCACTCAAGCAGGCCACCCAGGTCGTGGTCCGCAATTACCGCAAGAATGGCGAAGCGTTCGATAACGAGCTTTACGTCTCGCCGGTGTCGGACGATCACAACGAGGTGCGCTGGCTCGTGGGTATCGTCCGCGAGCGTCGCGATCGCACCCTGGTCGGAACGGGGGCCGCATGA
- a CDS encoding peptidoglycan-binding protein, translating to MSAKENADYLMDAATKAGITDPRELANFMGQMQVECGGYSSMNEGLGYSGSRLLEVFPGRNGMNTLAEANKVAAGGQEAIANEIYGGGWGKKNLGNTEPGDGWKFHGRGYVQLTGRANYEAVGKELGLDLVNHPELAADRDVAAKIAIHYWKDRVQPHGHQTDVTGACKDINGGHNGLAERKNAAQAWEGALDKGYKPGGPDPIPLAGGGGHRMSKEKAEHVQTLLNAHGYTDTNGKPLVVDGHAGKETKLAIERFQTDHHLKADGIVGPATLKALEQNLQHDKAQPAATPAAPAAPAAPAPAPATPSATHSPTAASLREGATGASVEALQAHLRDQGITGSNGRPLAADGHFGTQTREALQSFQRAHGLEADGIAGPKTFQAIDSAQRQAGVPSLADASHPANGMFRQALDRVQGLDAQHGRESGPHTTNIAGSLTSAATVAGMRSIDQVVLNQDATKVYAMQGAENSPFKQHAEVDVVKAANTPLAQSSAEAFVASDLARQQAQPSQSITQNHEAVQSAPSRT from the coding sequence ATGTCCGCGAAAGAAAACGCCGACTATCTGATGGACGCCGCCACGAAGGCGGGCATTACCGACCCCAGGGAACTGGCCAATTTCATGGGCCAGATGCAGGTGGAGTGCGGAGGCTACTCGAGCATGAACGAAGGCCTGGGCTACTCCGGCAGTCGCCTGCTCGAAGTCTTCCCCGGCCGCAACGGGATGAACACGCTCGCTGAAGCCAACAAGGTCGCCGCGGGTGGTCAGGAGGCGATCGCCAACGAAATCTACGGCGGTGGCTGGGGCAAGAAAAATCTTGGAAACACCGAGCCGGGCGACGGCTGGAAATTCCACGGTCGCGGCTATGTGCAGCTAACCGGCCGTGCGAACTACGAGGCCGTCGGCAAGGAGCTGGGGCTTGATCTGGTCAACCACCCCGAGCTGGCCGCCGATCGCGATGTCGCCGCAAAGATCGCCATCCACTACTGGAAGGATCGCGTCCAGCCCCACGGTCATCAGACCGATGTCACAGGCGCCTGCAAGGACATCAATGGCGGCCACAACGGCCTTGCCGAGCGTAAGAACGCCGCGCAGGCATGGGAAGGCGCGCTCGACAAGGGATACAAGCCCGGCGGTCCGGATCCGATCCCGCTGGCCGGTGGCGGCGGCCACCGGATGAGCAAAGAGAAAGCCGAGCACGTCCAGACCCTGCTCAACGCCCATGGCTACACCGACACCAACGGCAAGCCACTGGTCGTGGACGGCCACGCCGGCAAGGAAACCAAGCTCGCCATCGAGCGGTTCCAGACGGACCATCATCTCAAGGCGGACGGCATCGTTGGACCGGCCACGCTGAAGGCGCTCGAACAGAACCTGCAGCATGACAAGGCGCAGCCCGCCGCAACGCCGGCAGCACCGGCGGCACCGGCGGCACCGGCACCGGCACCGGCAACACCCTCCGCAACACACTCGCCGACGGCGGCTTCGCTGCGCGAAGGCGCCACGGGCGCGTCGGTCGAAGCGTTGCAAGCCCACCTGCGCGATCAGGGCATCACCGGCTCGAACGGGCGCCCGCTTGCCGCGGACGGACACTTCGGTACGCAGACCAGGGAAGCGTTGCAGTCTTTCCAGCGTGCGCATGGCCTCGAGGCCGACGGTATTGCAGGCCCGAAGACCTTCCAGGCGATCGATAGCGCGCAACGCCAGGCGGGCGTACCGTCACTCGCCGACGCAAGCCATCCCGCCAACGGCATGTTCCGTCAGGCGCTCGACCGTGTGCAGGGTCTCGATGCACAGCATGGCCGCGAGTCCGGCCCGCACACCACCAACATCGCGGGCTCGCTCACGTCGGCAGCGACCGTCGCCGGGATGAGGAGCATCGATCAGGTCGTGCTCAACCAGGACGCGACCAAGGTCTATGCCATGCAGGGCGCCGAGAACTCGCCCTTCAAGCAGCATGCGGAGGTCGATGTGGTGAAAGCGGCCAATACACCCTTGGCGCAGAGCAGCGCCGAGGCATTCGTTGCGAGCGACCTGGCGCGCCAGCAGGCCCAGCCGTCGCAGTCGATCACGCAGAACCACGAAGCTGTGCAGAGCGCCCCCTCCCGGACATGA
- a CDS encoding type IV secretory system conjugative DNA transfer family protein, whose translation MSKTRGYWAAGLFVIALLAGEVLSGYLTLLFLGLGQIPLRFATYYEYVRALGLPQVAPYAWKIKTAGGLGFGLPLILWFVALYFLMKKKQQAMHGDARFAHASDLRKQKMLSPADNGILVGKFKGDLVRLPGQQFVILAAPTRSGKGVGVVIPNLLDYQESIVVLDIKQENFDLTSGWRKSQGQEIYLFNPFAEDRRTHRWNPLSYVSKDPAFRVSDLMSIATMLYPDGSDDQKFWVSQARNAFMAFSLYLCEKWEFDEKNNLPLMLRSKPTLGMIYRLSSGDGTDLRELYTTLSKQPFLSSNAQSAFANMLSQAAETFASILGTFKEPLNAWINPVLDAATSEDDFLLTDVRKKKMTIYIGIQPNKLSESRLIVNLFFSQLINLNTKELPQNNKELKHQCLLLMDEFTSIGKVEIIASAVSYMAGYNIRLLPIIQSMAQLDATYGKDVSRTVITNHALQIVFAPREQQDANDYSDMLGYTTVRRENITKSKKGDVSTSHTEEKRALMLPQELKAMGTDKEVFLYEGIPHPVLCEKIRYYEDKYFTSRLMEKAKVEPLNI comes from the coding sequence ATGAGTAAGACCAGGGGATATTGGGCCGCCGGCCTGTTCGTCATCGCGCTCCTCGCAGGTGAGGTGCTCTCGGGGTACCTGACCCTGCTGTTTCTCGGCCTGGGGCAGATTCCGCTGAGGTTCGCCACCTACTACGAATACGTCCGGGCACTGGGCCTGCCGCAGGTCGCGCCCTATGCGTGGAAGATCAAGACCGCAGGTGGCCTGGGCTTCGGCCTGCCGCTGATCCTGTGGTTCGTGGCGCTTTACTTCCTCATGAAGAAGAAGCAGCAAGCCATGCACGGCGACGCACGCTTCGCCCATGCGTCGGACCTGCGCAAGCAAAAGATGCTCTCCCCCGCGGACAACGGCATTCTCGTCGGCAAGTTCAAGGGAGACCTCGTCCGCCTGCCGGGGCAGCAGTTCGTCATCCTCGCCGCCCCGACCCGTTCGGGCAAGGGCGTGGGCGTGGTCATCCCCAACCTGCTCGACTACCAGGAATCCATCGTGGTCCTGGACATCAAGCAGGAAAACTTCGACCTGACCAGCGGCTGGCGTAAATCCCAGGGACAGGAAATCTACCTGTTCAACCCGTTTGCGGAAGACCGTCGCACGCACCGCTGGAATCCTTTGAGTTATGTCTCAAAGGACCCCGCCTTCCGCGTGTCCGATCTGATGAGCATCGCCACGATGCTGTACCCGGACGGCTCCGATGACCAGAAGTTCTGGGTCAGCCAGGCACGTAACGCCTTCATGGCCTTCTCGCTTTACCTCTGCGAGAAGTGGGAGTTCGACGAGAAGAACAACCTGCCCTTGATGCTGCGCAGCAAGCCCACGCTCGGCATGATCTATCGTCTGTCGTCGGGCGACGGTACCGACCTGCGGGAGCTGTACACCACCCTGTCGAAGCAGCCGTTCCTGAGTTCGAATGCCCAGTCGGCCTTCGCCAACATGCTTTCGCAGGCGGCCGAAACGTTCGCCTCGATCCTCGGTACCTTCAAGGAGCCGCTGAACGCCTGGATCAACCCGGTGCTGGACGCGGCCACCAGCGAAGACGACTTCCTGCTGACCGATGTCCGCAAGAAGAAGATGACGATCTATATCGGCATCCAGCCCAACAAGCTGTCCGAAAGCCGACTGATCGTAAACCTGTTCTTCAGCCAGCTGATCAACCTCAACACGAAGGAACTGCCACAGAACAACAAGGAGCTGAAGCATCAGTGCCTGTTGCTCATGGACGAGTTCACTTCTATCGGCAAGGTCGAAATCATCGCCTCGGCCGTTTCGTACATGGCCGGCTATAACATCCGTCTGCTACCGATCATCCAGAGCATGGCGCAGCTGGACGCGACCTACGGCAAGGACGTCTCACGCACGGTCATCACCAACCATGCCTTGCAGATCGTCTTCGCCCCGCGCGAGCAGCAGGACGCCAACGACTACTCCGACATGCTGGGCTACACCACGGTGCGTCGCGAGAACATCACCAAGAGCAAGAAGGGTGACGTCTCGACCAGCCATACCGAAGAGAAGCGCGCGCTCATGCTGCCGCAGGAACTCAAGGCGATGGGCACGGACAAGGAAGTATTCCTCTACGAAGGCATTCCGCATCCGGTCCTCTGCGAGAAGATCCGTTACTACGAGGACAAGTACTTCACCTCGCGGCTGATGGAAAAAGCCAAGGTCGAGCCACTTAACATCTGA